One window of Thermacetogenium phaeum DSM 12270 genomic DNA carries:
- the nadE gene encoding NAD(+) synthase, producing MPEKMHPVELAESLVEWIRRRVVEAGAVGVVYGLSGGLDSAVVGALCRRAFPATSLALVMPCHSTELDLQDARLIADALGLRMKVIVLDQVFERLLGLLEPVAAECSEERALLARANIKPRLRMIVLYYYASIYNYLVVGSSNKSELAVGYFTKYGDGGSDLLPLGNLAKCQVRELAAYLNVPERILAKPPSAGLWENQTDEEEMGFSYEVLDSYVLGGEVPPLLKEKIEGMKRRSEHKRRMPPIPDF from the coding sequence ATGCCGGAAAAAATGCATCCGGTCGAGCTGGCGGAATCCCTGGTTGAATGGATCCGCCGCAGGGTTGTTGAGGCGGGAGCTGTTGGGGTTGTTTACGGTTTGAGCGGAGGCCTGGACTCCGCCGTGGTGGGAGCGCTCTGCCGAAGGGCCTTTCCCGCAACATCCCTGGCGCTGGTTATGCCGTGCCACAGCACGGAACTGGATCTACAGGATGCAAGGCTTATTGCTGACGCACTAGGTTTGCGCATGAAGGTCATCGTCCTCGATCAGGTCTTCGAGAGGCTGCTGGGACTGCTGGAACCGGTCGCCGCAGAATGCTCTGAAGAGAGGGCGCTGCTGGCGCGGGCCAACATCAAGCCCCGCCTGCGGATGATCGTTCTTTATTATTACGCCAGCATTTATAATTATCTCGTCGTCGGGAGCAGCAACAAGAGCGAGCTCGCCGTGGGTTATTTTACCAAATACGGTGACGGGGGGAGCGATCTGCTTCCCCTCGGTAATCTCGCCAAGTGCCAGGTGAGGGAACTGGCCGCTTACCTCAATGTGCCGGAGCGAATCCTCGCCAAGCCGCCCAGCGCCGGGCTCTGGGAGAATCAAACGGATGAAGAGGAAATGGGCTTCTCCTATGAAGTGCTCGACAGTTACGTCTTAGGAGGAGAGGTGCCGCCGCTGCTTAAAGAAAAAATTGAAGGGATGAAAAGGCGCAGTGAGCATAAGAGGCGGATGCCGCCGATTCCTGACTTTTAG
- the coaE gene encoding dephospho-CoA kinase (Dephospho-CoA kinase (CoaE) performs the final step in coenzyme A biosynthesis.), translated as MGRVIGLTGGIASGKSLVSAYLRELGAQIIDADEIARRVVQPGGPVLREIVAEFGDAVLNADGTLNRKELGRIVFSDPAKLDRLNRIIHPQILAEIKMLLNKHRKSGSERIAVLDAPLLYEVGGEGLVDEVWVVDVDYPTQLKRLMRRDNLSEEDARRRIAAQIPLEEKVRRADRVIDNRSTPEDTRRQVRRLWEELHRRHRVESTSGK; from the coding sequence TTGGGGCGTGTTATCGGTTTGACCGGTGGCATTGCCAGCGGGAAAAGCCTAGTCAGTGCATATTTAAGGGAACTGGGGGCGCAAATTATAGATGCCGATGAAATCGCGCGCCGGGTGGTGCAACCCGGCGGGCCGGTTTTACGGGAAATCGTTGCCGAGTTCGGGGATGCTGTTTTAAACGCTGATGGGACGCTGAATCGCAAGGAACTTGGCCGGATCGTTTTTTCTGATCCGGCCAAGCTGGACAGGCTCAACAGGATTATCCACCCCCAGATCCTGGCGGAAATAAAGATGCTGCTGAACAAGCATAGGAAGTCCGGAAGCGAGAGGATAGCCGTTCTCGATGCGCCCCTTCTCTACGAAGTGGGAGGGGAGGGGTTGGTGGACGAGGTGTGGGTGGTTGACGTTGATTATCCGACTCAGCTCAAGCGGCTGATGAGGAGGGACAATCTTTCGGAAGAAGACGCCCGGCGCCGGATTGCCGCTCAGATCCCCCTGGAGGAGAAGGTCAGAAGGGCCGATAGGGTGATCGACAACAGGTCGACCCCCGAAGATACGAGACGTCAGGTCAGGCGGCTCTGGGAAGAACTCCACCGGAGGCACCGGGTGGAGAGCACTTCCGGTAAGTAA
- a CDS encoding CapA family protein translates to MAYYRRTEKARERGRKLRRALYLLLSLLLIALVAAAVLAGRDRTADPGKDKEQTEASAGPPAVQEWTLAANGDVMLGRRVAEAMAQEGAFYPFKEVAPLLRSADITFGNLESSLSERGTPLPGKGIWLRGTPYGAEALREAGYDVLSVANNHILDYDDPAFLDTLDYLRQQGIAPVGGGANLEEAVRPVIREIKGQRVAFLAATEMADIFWSWDYPRTFEAKPDRPGVFKLDADRLSEAVSSLRGEVDLIVVSLHWGTEYSDYATESQRETAHRLVEAGANLIIGHHPHCLQGVELYQGSLIAYSLGNFVYDKQRLSKCQEGLLLKASFQGPLLKKVHIYPVVIEKEQPRLADGEAANAVLRRTAELSRELGTSMTLANGVGVIELDRGDAGSGEIGDS, encoded by the coding sequence GTGGCCTACTATCGCCGTACCGAAAAGGCAAGGGAGAGGGGGAGGAAACTCCGCAGGGCTTTGTATCTGTTATTGTCGCTGCTTCTCATCGCTCTGGTGGCGGCTGCAGTTTTGGCAGGGAGGGACCGCACTGCAGATCCCGGGAAGGACAAAGAGCAAACGGAGGCATCTGCCGGCCCCCCTGCCGTTCAGGAATGGACGCTGGCCGCCAACGGAGACGTGATGTTGGGCCGGCGGGTTGCCGAAGCCATGGCCCAGGAGGGTGCCTTCTACCCCTTCAAAGAGGTGGCGCCCCTGCTTCGCAGCGCTGATATCACTTTCGGCAACCTGGAATCATCCCTTTCCGAACGGGGAACCCCTTTGCCCGGTAAAGGCATCTGGCTGCGCGGTACCCCTTACGGAGCAGAGGCGCTGCGGGAGGCCGGTTATGACGTCTTGAGCGTTGCCAATAACCACATTCTCGATTATGATGATCCCGCTTTCCTGGACACCCTGGACTATTTGCGTCAGCAGGGGATCGCACCTGTGGGTGGCGGGGCGAACCTAGAGGAGGCGGTCCGGCCGGTGATCCGGGAGATTAAGGGGCAAAGGGTCGCTTTTCTGGCCGCCACCGAAATGGCGGACATCTTTTGGAGCTGGGATTACCCCAGGACCTTCGAGGCAAAGCCGGATCGTCCTGGTGTTTTCAAGCTCGACGCCGACCGGCTGTCGGAAGCGGTTTCCTCACTCCGGGGAGAGGTCGATCTGATAGTGGTTTCTCTCCATTGGGGTACCGAGTATTCCGATTACGCAACTGAAAGCCAGCGAGAGACCGCCCACAGGCTGGTGGAGGCAGGAGCGAACTTGATTATCGGGCATCACCCTCACTGCCTGCAAGGGGTGGAGCTTTATCAGGGCTCTCTAATCGCCTACAGCCTGGGAAATTTCGTTTACGATAAGCAGCGGCTCTCCAAGTGCCAGGAGGGTTTGCTGCTGAAGGCATCTTTCCAGGGGCCGTTGTTGAAGAAAGTGCACATCTATCCCGTGGTTATTGAGAAGGAACAGCCGCGCCTTGCAGATGGGGAGGCGGCAAATGCGGTTTTGCGGAGAACGGCCGAACTGAGCCGGGAGCTGGGCACTTCGATGACCCTGGCAAACGGGGTGGGTGTTATTGAACTAGATAGAGGTGATGCCGGCAGTGGAGAAATTGGTGATTCTTGA
- the ytaF gene encoding sporulation membrane protein YtaF, translating into MELGTLLFFAVTLSLDAFSAGFAYGVRQIKIPVLSCIAMLGTSVLIVGISVLCGSAVAHLLPEPLCDRIAGLILLVIGFWWFLRLQKKREPREEGHCRTLVSFRLASLAVVIQIFDEPLRADIDASGEISIRESLFLSLALSVDALGAVFGASLAGLGGILSVVLIGIFQQCFLMLGAFFGRSHTLSWLRLQGPLAACILLCTLGLYKLISGGR; encoded by the coding sequence GTGGAGCTCGGAACTTTGCTCTTTTTTGCCGTTACCTTGAGCCTCGATGCCTTCAGCGCCGGATTTGCTTACGGGGTGCGACAGATCAAGATACCGGTGTTGTCGTGCATAGCCATGCTCGGCACCTCTGTGCTGATCGTGGGCATCTCCGTTCTATGCGGAAGTGCGGTAGCACATCTGCTGCCCGAGCCGCTTTGCGACAGGATTGCTGGATTGATCCTGTTGGTCATCGGCTTCTGGTGGTTTCTCCGCCTGCAAAAAAAGCGGGAGCCCCGGGAAGAAGGACACTGCAGAACGCTGGTAAGCTTCCGGCTGGCATCGCTGGCGGTCGTCATCCAGATCTTTGATGAACCGCTTCGTGCGGACATCGATGCCTCAGGTGAGATCAGCATCAGGGAATCGCTCTTCCTTTCCCTGGCCCTTTCCGTAGATGCCCTGGGGGCGGTCTTTGGAGCATCTCTGGCCGGCCTGGGGGGGATCTTGAGCGTTGTTCTCATTGGAATCTTCCAGCAGTGCTTTTTGATGTTAGGGGCTTTTTTCGGCCGTTCCCATACCCTTTCCTGGTTGCGGCTGCAGGGCCCCCTCGCTGCATGTATTCTTTTATGCACACTGGGTTTATACAAACTCATCTCAGGTGGGAGGTAA
- a CDS encoding UPF0280 family protein — MEYAERTYRERVRGKGMVSFPLCVKESDLLISVDRGSFRPELKEIAWELLSRCRESLERYVRRDPEFRWTLAPRPILPGAPRVARLMAAAARRSGVGPMAAVAGAVAEVVGRGLARYAREVIVENGGDIYLKTLQPRVVGIYAGKSPLSEKVGVRLGPCSQGWGICTSSATVGHSLSFGSTDASVVLGTNAALADAAASTLGNLVHREEDISPALEKVLEIKGVRGAVVILGDKLGAIGAVELVPM; from the coding sequence GTGGAATACGCGGAGAGGACCTACAGGGAGCGTGTTCGGGGAAAGGGAATGGTTTCCTTTCCTCTTTGTGTGAAAGAGTCGGATCTTCTGATCAGCGTCGACCGGGGGAGCTTCCGGCCGGAGCTGAAAGAGATTGCCTGGGAACTGCTCTCCCGCTGCAGGGAGAGTCTGGAGCGGTACGTTCGGCGCGATCCGGAGTTCCGGTGGACGCTGGCTCCCCGTCCGATCCTGCCCGGGGCGCCGCGAGTAGCCAGGTTGATGGCTGCTGCCGCCCGGCGCTCCGGCGTGGGGCCGATGGCTGCCGTTGCCGGAGCGGTTGCCGAGGTAGTGGGCCGGGGGCTCGCCCGTTATGCCCGGGAAGTCATCGTGGAAAACGGAGGGGATATTTACCTGAAGACCCTGCAGCCCAGAGTAGTGGGCATTTATGCGGGAAAATCACCCCTTTCCGAAAAGGTGGGTGTGCGCCTCGGCCCGTGTTCTCAAGGGTGGGGGATCTGCACCTCATCGGCAACGGTGGGGCATTCCTTGAGCTTCGGAAGTACTGACGCCTCCGTAGTCCTCGGCACGAACGCCGCCCTCGCCGATGCCGCTGCCTCGACCTTGGGAAACCTGGTCCACCGAGAGGAGGATATCTCGCCCGCCCTGGAAAAGGTACTAGAGATCAAGGGCGTCCGGGGGGCGGTGGTGATCCTGGGGGATAAACTGGGCGCAATAGGAGCCGTGGAGCTGGTTCCCATGTGA
- a CDS encoding NIL domain-containing protein, translated as MIANKIVLRFSSSLVEQAIIYHLVKDFDLVINILKADINPHKEGYVVLELSGDSENYNRGLEYLKNVGVVVEPLSGTIVWNSERCLQCGACTTFCPAGALYMTEPDRKVHFDGSKCIVCESCLLVCMARAVEVRF; from the coding sequence TTGATTGCCAACAAAATCGTCTTGCGCTTTTCCTCTTCTCTGGTGGAGCAGGCGATTATCTATCATCTGGTTAAGGACTTCGATTTGGTCATCAACATTTTGAAAGCGGATATTAACCCGCATAAAGAGGGTTATGTCGTCCTGGAGTTAAGCGGAGATTCGGAGAATTACAACCGGGGGCTGGAATACCTGAAGAATGTTGGTGTGGTCGTAGAGCCCTTAAGTGGGACGATCGTCTGGAATTCGGAACGCTGCCTGCAGTGCGGGGCTTGTACAACCTTCTGCCCGGCGGGGGCGCTCTATATGACGGAACCCGATCGAAAGGTGCACTTCGACGGCTCTAAGTGTATCGTCTGTGAAAGCTGCCTCCTGGTTTGCATGGCCCGGGCTGTGGAAGTGCGGTTTTAG
- a CDS encoding lytic transglycosylase domain-containing protein, translating to MLLINIRRLRLYLFMLLLVVAAVYLLQAKWFWRIFYPWPYKQEIVRAAVNTGIDPCLLVAVVKVESGFNPRARSDAGALGLMQLMPGTAGWVARQTGWQDFHTELLYQPEINLMIGSWYLKHLLQDFDGNLIAGLAAYNAGRGNVEAWVRSGLWKGTKDDLDKIPFPETRAYVRAVLQNYEIYRYLYD from the coding sequence ATGCTTTTGATAAACATCAGGCGCCTGCGCCTGTATTTGTTTATGCTGCTGCTGGTAGTGGCTGCCGTTTATCTCCTGCAGGCCAAGTGGTTCTGGCGGATCTTTTATCCGTGGCCTTATAAGCAGGAAATCGTTCGGGCTGCCGTCAATACCGGGATCGATCCCTGCCTCCTGGTAGCCGTGGTAAAGGTGGAGAGCGGCTTTAATCCGCGCGCCCGTTCCGATGCGGGAGCGCTCGGTTTGATGCAGTTGATGCCTGGTACCGCCGGTTGGGTGGCCAGACAGACGGGGTGGCAGGATTTTCACACAGAACTGCTCTACCAGCCGGAGATCAATCTGATGATCGGAAGCTGGTACTTAAAGCATCTGCTCCAGGACTTTGACGGTAATCTTATAGCGGGCCTGGCGGCCTACAACGCCGGGCGGGGCAATGTGGAGGCCTGGGTGCGGTCGGGTCTCTGGAAGGGCACAAAAGACGATCTGGACAAGATCCCTTTTCCGGAAACTAGGGCGTATGTCAGGGCGGTCTTGCAGAATTATGAGATTTACAGATATTTATACGATTGA
- a CDS encoding YebC/PmpR family DNA-binding transcriptional regulator, translating to MSGHSKWANIKHRKAKVDAQRGRIFTKLGKEIMATARRGGGDPEANPALKAAIARAREANMPLENINRLIARATGELDGVNYEEVNYEGYAAGGVAVLLKALTDNRNRTAPELRHLFARHGGSLGEAGCVAWMFDRKGFLAIPKDGLNLDPEELMLLLIEEGAEDVREESDVIEVVTDPGDLGRIRELLSEKKIRFTGDEITMVPNSTVPVTDRNTAEKVLNLLDALEEHDDVQRVYANFDIPDEIMNEIDQSA from the coding sequence ATGTCTGGACACTCCAAATGGGCCAATATCAAGCACCGCAAGGCAAAGGTTGATGCCCAGCGCGGCCGGATTTTCACCAAGCTGGGGAAGGAGATCATGGCGACGGCGCGTCGGGGCGGAGGTGATCCTGAGGCCAATCCAGCGCTGAAAGCGGCCATTGCCAGGGCGCGGGAGGCGAATATGCCTCTCGAGAACATCAACCGCCTTATCGCCCGGGCGACCGGAGAACTGGACGGCGTCAACTACGAAGAGGTGAATTACGAAGGGTATGCTGCGGGGGGAGTGGCCGTTCTGCTAAAAGCTCTGACGGATAACCGCAACCGCACCGCGCCCGAACTCCGTCACCTCTTCGCCCGGCACGGGGGCAGTCTCGGCGAGGCGGGTTGTGTGGCCTGGATGTTTGATCGGAAGGGTTTCCTGGCTATTCCCAAGGACGGTCTGAACCTCGACCCCGAAGAATTGATGCTCCTCTTAATAGAAGAGGGTGCCGAGGATGTGCGTGAGGAGAGCGATGTAATAGAGGTTGTCACTGACCCCGGCGATCTCGGAAGAATAAGGGAACTGCTTTCCGAAAAGAAGATCAGGTTTACCGGTGATGAGATCACCATGGTGCCCAACTCGACGGTTCCGGTTACCGACAGGAACACTGCGGAGAAGGTCTTAAATCTGCTGGATGCTCTTGAAGAGCATGATGATGTTCAGCGAGTCTACGCCAATTTTGACATCCCCGATGAAATCATGAACGAAATCGACCAGAGTGCTTAA
- the mutM gene encoding DNA-formamidopyrimidine glycosylase, translating into MPELPEVETIVRSLEGKIVNHRIRRVEVLSEKAVKTPEIGLFVARLEGQRITGVGRRGKHLLIRIGSSWVLVIHLRMTGRLIYTEADSPSDRYTHVIFQLDNGGEIRFHDVRRFGTIHLLTNEEAERFPSLCSLGPDALDPELTRDVFKRRLKGRRGQIKNLLLDQSFISGIGNIYANEILWKARVHPERSVDSLSSREQGMIYRAMREVLGLAVAHRGTTLRDYVDGEGVPGEFQGLLAVHGREGAPCPSCKKPIVRAKIGGRSAFFCPFCQK; encoded by the coding sequence ATGCCTGAACTGCCGGAGGTAGAAACCATCGTCCGCTCCCTGGAGGGGAAGATCGTCAACCACCGGATCCGAAGGGTTGAGGTGCTTTCGGAAAAAGCCGTTAAAACGCCGGAAATCGGCCTCTTTGTCGCCCGGTTGGAAGGGCAGAGGATAACGGGTGTGGGCCGCAGAGGTAAACACCTGCTGATCAGGATCGGCTCCTCCTGGGTTTTGGTGATCCATCTGCGGATGACTGGAAGGCTGATTTATACAGAAGCGGATAGCCCCAGCGACCGGTACACCCACGTGATCTTTCAGCTGGATAACGGAGGGGAAATTCGCTTCCACGATGTCCGCAGGTTCGGAACCATTCACCTCCTGACCAATGAAGAGGCGGAGAGGTTTCCTTCCCTCTGTTCCCTCGGCCCCGATGCCCTGGACCCGGAACTGACCAGGGATGTCTTTAAGAGGAGGCTGAAGGGAAGAAGAGGTCAGATTAAAAATCTTCTCCTTGATCAATCATTTATATCGGGGATAGGGAATATCTATGCCAATGAGATCCTCTGGAAGGCGCGGGTCCACCCGGAGCGATCTGTGGATTCCTTAAGCTCCCGGGAGCAGGGGATGATTTACCGGGCGATGCGGGAGGTGCTGGGGCTGGCCGTTGCTCACCGAGGCACTACCCTGCGGGATTATGTTGACGGCGAAGGTGTCCCCGGCGAATTCCAGGGGCTCTTGGCAGTGCACGGGAGGGAGGGAGCTCCCTGCCCCTCCTGCAAGAAGCCGATTGTCAGGGCTAAAATAGGTGGGCGCAGCGCTTTCTTTTGTCCCTTCTGTCAGAAGTAG
- the polA gene encoding DNA polymerase I — MEKLVILDGNSLVHRAFHALPLLTTSGGQFTNAVYGFITMLQKIVRQEKPDYLAVAFDRSRMTFRHRDFEDYKANRKATPDELRPQFPLVKRVLQALRIPVLELDGFEGDDLIKAVVDAAEERGFRVLIVTGDRDLLQLVSPQTSALITRKGISELECFTPETVRKKYGIDPAQVPDLKGLKGDQSDNIPGVPGIGEKTAVRLLNQFGSLEGCLANLEKIPPRVANLLRQYSEQAVISKKLATLSKDVPIKVDFGDLKVEEPDYDALIGIYQELEFKSLLKSLREEMPEAAAEPDDEDCRIVSTMPDLIALLDELKKAGEFALCFDRGSSSPLKAPLTRLGLAWGEESCAVVEFPSGRGQLREKMLAAISGLLADPECAKLCHDAKAEMIICSRNGLELKGVSGDTMLAAYLLNPSLSSPALEEIVLKYLGQVVSFDREVTRAARCARAIWKVWPVLRTSLERDELWELFSSLELPLSGVLARMELTGVRLDVAQLEEMSREFGKHLANLVGEIYALAGEGFNINSPKQLGYILFEKLKLPVIKRTKTGYSTDAEVLDKLAPYHEIAGKLLEYRQFAKLKSTYVDGLQGLVDRETGKVHTTFNQTITATGRLSSTEPNLQNIPIKMGPGRKIRRAFVPSEPGWLILAADYSQIELRVLAHMSRDERLIADFLNGEDIHTRTAATVFGVAPEEVTPDLRRRAKGINYGIVYGITEYGLARDIGVSREEAALYIANYFRQYPGVKRFIEETIAAARERGYVQTLLKRRRYLPDLLSSNRNVRSFGERTAINTPIQGSAADIIKLAMLRVDREMRERGLRARMILQVHDELVFELPKEELGVLVPLVRSGMEKIMELAVPLRVDIEVGPNWYDLTKVDEADA, encoded by the coding sequence GTGGAGAAATTGGTGATTCTTGATGGAAACAGCCTGGTGCACCGCGCTTTCCACGCTCTTCCTCTTCTCACCACCAGCGGTGGGCAGTTTACCAACGCCGTCTACGGTTTTATCACCATGCTGCAGAAGATCGTCCGGCAGGAGAAGCCGGATTATCTGGCCGTTGCCTTTGACAGGAGCCGGATGACCTTCAGGCACCGGGACTTTGAGGACTACAAGGCCAACCGGAAGGCCACTCCTGACGAACTGCGCCCTCAATTCCCGCTCGTTAAAAGGGTTCTTCAGGCTCTGCGCATTCCCGTTCTGGAGCTGGACGGCTTCGAAGGGGATGACCTGATCAAGGCGGTGGTGGATGCCGCCGAAGAGCGGGGGTTCCGGGTCCTCATCGTCACCGGTGACCGCGATCTGCTCCAGCTTGTTTCCCCCCAAACCAGCGCTCTCATCACGCGCAAAGGAATTAGCGAACTGGAATGCTTTACTCCGGAAACCGTTAGGAAGAAGTACGGGATCGATCCCGCTCAGGTGCCGGACCTGAAAGGCCTCAAGGGTGACCAGAGCGACAACATCCCGGGCGTACCCGGGATCGGGGAGAAAACCGCAGTCAGGCTGCTCAACCAGTTCGGAAGTCTCGAGGGGTGCCTTGCCAACCTCGAGAAGATCCCCCCCAGGGTGGCCAATCTCCTGCGGCAGTACAGCGAACAGGCCGTCATCAGTAAGAAGCTGGCGACACTTTCGAAGGACGTTCCCATTAAGGTCGATTTCGGCGACCTCAAGGTGGAGGAGCCGGATTACGATGCCCTGATCGGCATCTATCAGGAACTGGAGTTCAAATCCCTTTTGAAGAGCCTCCGGGAAGAGATGCCTGAAGCGGCGGCCGAACCCGATGATGAGGACTGCCGGATCGTCTCTACGATGCCCGATCTCATTGCCCTCTTGGATGAGTTAAAAAAGGCCGGTGAGTTTGCCCTGTGCTTTGACAGGGGCTCTTCTTCTCCTCTTAAGGCTCCTCTAACCCGGCTCGGCCTGGCCTGGGGGGAAGAGAGCTGTGCCGTAGTGGAATTTCCCTCCGGGCGGGGGCAGCTGCGGGAGAAAATGCTGGCTGCCATCTCCGGCTTGCTGGCCGATCCGGAATGTGCCAAGCTGTGCCATGATGCCAAAGCGGAGATGATCATCTGCAGCCGCAACGGCCTGGAGCTTAAAGGTGTGAGCGGGGATACCATGCTTGCCGCCTACCTTTTGAACCCATCCCTTTCCAGCCCGGCGCTGGAGGAGATCGTTCTGAAATACCTGGGGCAGGTGGTTTCATTCGACAGGGAAGTTACGAGGGCTGCGCGTTGCGCCCGGGCGATCTGGAAAGTATGGCCGGTTCTGCGAACAAGCCTGGAGAGGGATGAGCTCTGGGAGCTCTTCTCCAGCTTGGAGCTGCCTCTGTCCGGGGTTCTCGCCCGGATGGAGCTGACCGGAGTCAGGCTTGACGTTGCTCAGCTGGAAGAGATGTCCCGCGAGTTCGGGAAGCATTTGGCAAACCTGGTCGGGGAGATCTACGCCCTGGCCGGGGAAGGTTTTAACATCAATTCACCAAAGCAGCTGGGGTACATCCTCTTTGAAAAGCTGAAACTTCCGGTGATCAAAAGGACGAAAACCGGCTACAGCACCGATGCCGAGGTCCTGGATAAGCTCGCCCCTTACCATGAGATTGCAGGAAAGCTGCTGGAATACAGGCAGTTTGCCAAACTCAAATCTACCTATGTCGACGGCTTGCAGGGGCTGGTTGACAGGGAGACGGGAAAGGTCCACACCACTTTCAACCAAACCATAACTGCCACGGGAAGGTTGAGCAGCACCGAACCCAATCTTCAAAATATCCCCATCAAAATGGGGCCAGGGAGGAAGATCAGGAGGGCCTTTGTTCCCTCTGAGCCGGGATGGCTGATCCTGGCTGCGGATTACTCTCAGATCGAGCTGCGCGTCCTCGCCCACATGTCCCGGGATGAGAGGCTGATTGCCGACTTCCTCAACGGGGAAGACATCCACACCAGAACTGCTGCCACCGTTTTCGGGGTAGCCCCGGAGGAGGTCACTCCCGACCTGAGGCGCAGGGCGAAGGGGATTAACTACGGGATCGTTTACGGCATCACCGAATATGGCCTGGCCCGGGACATCGGGGTGAGCAGGGAGGAGGCCGCCCTCTACATCGCCAATTACTTCCGGCAGTATCCCGGTGTGAAGCGGTTTATTGAGGAGACCATTGCTGCTGCCAGGGAACGGGGGTATGTCCAGACGCTCTTAAAGAGAAGGCGCTACCTCCCCGACCTTTTGAGCAGCAACCGCAATGTGCGTTCTTTTGGTGAGAGGACGGCTATCAACACGCCCATTCAGGGCAGTGCGGCGGATATCATCAAGTTGGCGATGCTGCGCGTCGACAGGGAGATGCGGGAGCGGGGGCTCAGGGCGCGCATGATTCTGCAGGTGCACGATGAACTGGTATTTGAACTGCCGAAAGAGGAACTGGGGGTACTGGTTCCCCTTGTCCGCAGCGGTATGGAGAAGATAATGGAGCTGGCCGTGCCTTTGCGGGTGGACATCGAAGTGGGACCTAACTGGTACGATCTCACCAAGGTGGATGAGGCCGATGCCTGA
- a CDS encoding nicotinate phosphoribosyltransferase: protein MKGVKGMKDSFIDSLARVAGIRIDPKRKFYSATPEEILCGATTDIYFVRTHEILSELGLINTPVMAEVFCRREGVFAGIKEVMDLLEDKDVEVWALPEGSSMQGKEVVLRLKGPYGEFGIFETPILGFLASSSGWATAARLAKEAAGEKPVLCFGARHIHPAVAPVMERAAIVGGCDGASCILAAKLAGREPQGTIPHAMILIIGDTVKAALAYHRLMPPDAPRTVLVDTFKDEAEEALRVAEALGLGLTGVRLDTPGERGGVTPELVKEVRARLDQKGYNHVRIFVSGGLTPERIRVLSEAGADAFGVGSYISGAAPIDMTLDLKEVNGTPLTKRGRIPGETPNERLVKMK from the coding sequence TTGAAAGGGGTTAAAGGGATGAAGGATTCATTTATCGATTCCCTTGCCAGGGTTGCAGGGATCAGGATCGATCCGAAACGAAAGTTTTATTCGGCAACTCCCGAGGAAATTCTCTGCGGAGCAACGACGGATATTTACTTTGTCAGAACCCACGAAATCTTAAGTGAGTTGGGGCTGATCAACACCCCGGTGATGGCCGAGGTGTTCTGCCGCAGAGAAGGTGTTTTTGCGGGCATCAAAGAGGTAATGGATCTGCTTGAGGATAAGGACGTAGAGGTTTGGGCGCTTCCCGAGGGCAGCAGCATGCAGGGGAAAGAGGTTGTCCTGCGCCTCAAGGGCCCGTATGGGGAGTTCGGGATTTTTGAAACCCCGATCCTGGGCTTTTTGGCGAGCTCTTCGGGTTGGGCGACGGCGGCTCGCCTGGCGAAGGAGGCTGCAGGTGAGAAACCCGTGCTGTGTTTTGGAGCGCGCCATATTCACCCGGCGGTAGCCCCGGTAATGGAAAGGGCAGCTATCGTTGGAGGATGTGACGGAGCCAGCTGCATTTTGGCTGCCAAGCTGGCGGGTAGAGAGCCGCAGGGAACCATTCCCCACGCCATGATCCTGATCATCGGGGATACCGTAAAGGCTGCTCTGGCCTACCACAGGTTGATGCCGCCGGATGCGCCGCGAACTGTGCTCGTAGATACCTTTAAGGATGAAGCAGAGGAGGCCCTGAGGGTCGCCGAAGCTTTAGGCCTGGGCCTGACCGGCGTGCGCCTGGACACGCCCGGGGAGCGGGGAGGCGTCACTCCGGAACTGGTCAAGGAGGTGCGGGCGCGGCTGGATCAGAAAGGATATAATCATGTCCGCATTTTCGTATCCGGAGGCCTTACTCCTGAGCGGATCAGGGTTTTGAGCGAGGCCGGGGCGGATGCCTTTGGAGTTGGCAGCTACATCTCCGGTGCCGCACCCATCGATATGACCCTCGACCTTAAAGAGGTCAACGGAACGCCCTTGACCAAGCGAGGGAGGATTCCCGGGGAGACACCCAATGAGCGCCTCGTGAAAATGAAATAA